Proteins encoded in a region of the Oncorhynchus gorbuscha isolate QuinsamMale2020 ecotype Even-year linkage group LG16, OgorEven_v1.0, whole genome shotgun sequence genome:
- the LOC123998739 gene encoding phosphoglycerate kinase-like, whose translation MSLSNKLTLDKVDVKGKRVIMRVDFNVPMKDHNITNNQRIKAAVPTIKHCLDHGAKAVVLMSHLGRPDGNPMPDKFSLKPVAAELKSLLGKDVHFLKDCVGPDVEKACADPAAGSVILLENLRFHVAEEGKGKDASGNKTKATQEQIDSFRASLSKLGDVYVNDAFGTAHRAHSSMVGVNLSQKAAGFLMKKELDYFAMALEKPARPFLAILGGAKVKDKIQLINNMLDQVNEMIIGGGMAFTFLKVLNNMEIGASLYDDEGAKIVKELMAKAEKNKVKINLPVDFITAEKFDEHAQTGTATVAAGIPAGWMGLDCGPESNKHFAEAVGRAKQIVWNGPVGVFEFENFAKGTKGLMDKVVEVTKSGCVTIIGGGDTATCCAKWGTEDKVSHVSTGGGASLELLEGKVLPGVNALSSA comes from the exons ATGTCGCTGTCAAATAAACTCACCCTGGACAAGGTGGACGTGAAGGGGAAGCGCGTGATCATGAG GGTTGACTTCAATGTGCCAATGAAGGACCATAACATAACGAACAACCAGAG GATCAAGGCTGCTGTCCCCACCATCAAGCACTGTCTTGACCATGGGGCCAAGGCTGTGGTGCTGATGAGCCACTTGGGTCGTCCTGATGGGAACCCCATGCCTGACAAATTCTCCCTGAAGCCTGTGGCTGCCGAGCTCAAGAGCCTGCTGGGCAA GGACGTGCACTTCCTGAAGGACTGCGTAGGTCCCGACGTAGAGAAGGCCTGTGCTGACCCTGCCGCCGGTTCAGTTATTCTCCTGGAGAACCTGAGGTTCCACGTTGCAGAGGAGGGCAAGGGCAAGGACGCCTCCGGAAACAAG ACCAAAGCCACCCAGGAGCAAATTGATTCCTTCAGAGCCTCTCTGTCCAAACTGGGAGACGTCTACGTCAACGATGCTTTCGGCACAGCACACAGAGCCCACAG CTCCATGGTTGGAGTGAACCTGTCCCAGAAGGCTGCAGGCTTCCTGATGAAGAAGGAGCTTGACTACTTTGCCATGGCTCTGGAGAAACCAGCCAGGCCTTTCCTGGCCATCCTCGGAGG AGCCAAGGTCAAGGACAAGATTCAGCTGATCAACAACATGTTGGACCAGGTCAATGAGATGATCATTGGTGGTGGCATGGCCTTCACCTTCCTCAAGGTCCTGAACAACATggag ATCGGTGCCTCCCTATACGATGATGAGGGTGCCAAGATTGTCAAGGAGCTGATGGCCAAGGCCGAGAAGAACAAGGTCAAGATCAACCTCCCCGTCGACTTCATCACCGCAGAGAAGTTTGACGAGCATGCCCAGACTGGCACCGCAACCGTGGCTGCTGGCATCCCTGCAGGCTGGATG ggtCTGGACTGTGGACCAGAGAGCAACAAGCACTTCGCTGAGGCTGTAGGCAGAGCCAAGCAGATCGTGTGGAACGGCCCCGTGGGTGTGTTTGAGTTTGAGAACTTCGCCAAAGGAACCAAGGGCCTGATGGACAAAGTGGTGGAGGTCACCAAGTCAGGCTGCGTCACAATCATCG GTGGAGGCGACACCGCTACATGCTGCGCCAAATGGGGCACAGAGGACAAGGTCAGCCACGTCAGCACAGGAGGCGGAGCCAGCCTGGAGCTTCTGGAGG GTAAAGTGTTGCCCGGTGTGAATGCCCTCAGCAGTGCCTAA
- the LOC123998740 gene encoding cytochrome c oxidase subunit 7B, mitochondrial-like isoform X2 encodes MFRFVKAALNVSGQGARQVRLSSTHSPEFHAKYGTGLMIGGFAFCVSVWGFVLTQTGITWNLSPVGKVQPKPWREVEE; translated from the exons ATGTTTCGGTTTGTTAAAGCAGCGCTGAACGTCTCCG GACAAGGTGCCCGTCAAGTGAGGCTCAGTTCGACGCACTCCCCCGAATTCCATGCGAAGTATGGCACCGGACTGATGATCGGAGGATTCGcgttttgtgtgtctgtctggggaTTT GTACTGACACAAACCGGCATCACATGGAATCTGTCTCCAGTTGGCAAGGTCCAACCCAAACCATGGAGGGAGGTAGAAGAATAA
- the LOC123998740 gene encoding cytochrome c oxidase subunit 7B, mitochondrial-like isoform X1, with translation MFRFVKAALNVSAGQGARQVRLSSTHSPEFHAKYGTGLMIGGFAFCVSVWGFVLTQTGITWNLSPVGKVQPKPWREVEE, from the exons ATGTTTCGGTTTGTTAAAGCAGCGCTGAACGTCTCCG CAGGACAAGGTGCCCGTCAAGTGAGGCTCAGTTCGACGCACTCCCCCGAATTCCATGCGAAGTATGGCACCGGACTGATGATCGGAGGATTCGcgttttgtgtgtctgtctggggaTTT GTACTGACACAAACCGGCATCACATGGAATCTGTCTCCAGTTGGCAAGGTCCAACCCAAACCATGGAGGGAGGTAGAAGAATAA